The Flavobacteriales bacterium genome has a window encoding:
- a CDS encoding HK97 family phage prohead protease: MRELERRFVTAEFRADSPDGAIEGYAAVFNAQSEDLGGFREKIRPGAFAKTIQEADVRALFNHDANYVLGRNRAGTLELAEDDHGLLFRVTPPATGWAADLRASISRGDIDQASFGFWVVRDEWRNADTGRERELVEVALLDVSVVTYPAYPQTQVTARSMNDVISALRSMDVTADELRALIDQITTMLPAAPVQVDHPATAEPVSVAQVRQAMRRRRLQLAQYQL, translated from the coding sequence ATGAGAGAATTAGAACGACGATTTGTAACGGCTGAATTTCGCGCCGATTCGCCCGACGGGGCAATAGAGGGCTATGCCGCGGTTTTCAACGCGCAGAGCGAGGATTTGGGCGGTTTCCGCGAAAAAATACGGCCCGGCGCGTTTGCCAAAACGATTCAGGAAGCGGACGTGCGCGCGCTGTTTAACCATGACGCCAATTATGTCCTGGGGCGCAACCGGGCGGGCACGTTGGAACTGGCCGAGGATGACCACGGGCTGTTGTTCCGGGTGACGCCGCCGGCGACGGGCTGGGCGGCGGATTTGCGGGCCAGCATCAGCCGGGGCGACATTGACCAGGCGTCGTTTGGGTTTTGGGTGGTGCGGGATGAGTGGCGCAATGCCGACACCGGCCGGGAACGGGAATTGGTAGAGGTGGCGCTGCTGGATGTGAGCGTGGTGACCTACCCGGCCTATCCGCAGACACAGGTCACGGCCCGCTCGATGAATGATGTGATTAGCGCGCTGCGCAGCATGGACGTTACCGCGGACGAGCTGCGCGCGCTGATTGACCAGATAACGACCATGTTGCCCGCTGCGCCGGTCCAGGTGGACCACCCGGCGACGGCGGAACCGGTGAGCGTGGCGCAGGTGCGCCAGGCAATGCGCCGGCGACGCCTGCAACTGGCACAATACCAACTCTAA
- a CDS encoding phage major capsid protein, translating to MLELRQRQEQTLSQAQAMVTAAETEDRDFTPDEQTQYDGLLATVEQLRGRIGRLEGLGAQTATSTRQAPAVLSIPRGDNETRALAHFFRTGNTGHLGEMRTEMENGSVGVSMRIPTAREMRAVTDSTMNITTTTDGGYAVPTGFVRDVAKRKSEMMLADRLGCLLIHRQRHDRQLSGRRAGPAVVCQPRTSRVTHMTWPGAGTPASWHSWRSLWAFTPARWS from the coding sequence ATGTTGGAACTGCGCCAGCGTCAGGAGCAAACACTGAGCCAGGCGCAGGCGATGGTAACAGCGGCGGAAACCGAGGATCGGGATTTCACGCCAGACGAACAGACGCAGTATGACGGCCTGCTGGCCACTGTGGAGCAGCTCCGCGGCCGCATTGGGCGGTTGGAGGGGTTGGGCGCGCAGACCGCGACCAGCACCCGCCAGGCCCCGGCCGTGCTGAGCATCCCGCGCGGTGACAATGAGACCCGCGCCCTGGCGCACTTTTTCCGCACCGGCAACACTGGCCACCTGGGCGAGATGCGGACGGAAATGGAAAACGGCAGTGTGGGCGTCAGCATGCGCATTCCGACGGCGCGGGAAATGCGCGCGGTCACGGACAGCACCATGAACATCACCACGACCACGGACGGTGGGTATGCCGTGCCGACCGGGTTTGTGCGCGACGTTGCCAAACGCAAAAGCGAGATGATGCTGGCCGACCGGCTGGGCTGCCTGTTGATTCATCGGCAAAGGCACGACCGTCAACTATCCGGCCGAAGGGCAGGACCCGCAGTCGTTTGTCAGCCACGAACGAGCAGAGTGACGCACATGACGTGGCCTGGAGCCGGAACGCCGGCGTCCTGGCACTCGTGGCGTTCACTTTGGGCTTTTACACCCGCGCGGTGGAGCTGA
- a CDS encoding phage major capsid protein, translating into MELTTQLMRDEDVNLMGYIADKISREYAQTHNSLLITEAAASGTALKTYASATAIAAGEPEDIVFNDTLSYYLDESNSNAWVTRPSTFGNIASITGNARLYAETPGGSFGRELLGYPVLYSNQVTATAASAKDLYFGNWYYMGYREDPTINLLVNPYRSPGLTILEYSFGAVYKLRQAGALGYGVHPSA; encoded by the coding sequence GTGGAGCTGACCACGCAGTTGATGCGCGATGAGGACGTCAACCTCATGGGTTACATCGCCGACAAAATCAGCCGCGAGTATGCGCAGACGCACAACAGTCTGCTGATTACCGAGGCGGCCGCCAGCGGCACGGCGCTCAAAACCTACGCCAGCGCCACGGCCATCGCGGCCGGTGAGCCTGAGGACATCGTGTTTAACGACACCCTGTCTTACTACCTGGACGAGAGCAACAGCAACGCCTGGGTCACCCGGCCGTCGACGTTCGGCAACATCGCCAGCATTACCGGCAACGCCCGGCTGTACGCGGAGACCCCCGGCGGGTCGTTCGGACGCGAGCTGTTGGGGTACCCGGTGCTGTACAGCAACCAGGTCACGGCCACGGCGGCCAGCGCCAAAGACTTGTACTTTGGCAACTGGTATTACATGGGCTACCGCGAGGACCCGACCATCAACCTGTTGGTCAATCCCTACCGCTCGCCCGGCCTGACCATCCTGGAGTATTCGTTTGGGGCAGTGTACAAACTGCGCCAGGCGGGTGCGCTGGGCTATGGGGTACATCCGAGCGCATAG